One segment of Micromonospora sp. M71_S20 DNA contains the following:
- a CDS encoding cytochrome c biogenesis CcdA family protein has translation MPDTPYGLAVGAGLLAAVNPCGFALLPAYLSMLVLGDEPTAERGLLAPIGRAVALTGAMTLGFVAVFGAFGLLAAPAADAVARHLPWVSILIGLALVAAGGWLLAGRQLPAFTPKVATGPAVRRRFGSMVLFGMAYAIASLGCTIGPFLAVVVAGFRAGSALSGIGLFVAYAMGMGLAVGAAALAVALARDSLVRRTRRAAPLLGRVAGLLLMVTGGYVAWYGWYEVRVFAGRGDTDDPIIDAAGAVQTALSGWLAVLGPWTVAASALALLALAAGVTLTRRRRALAQQAHRPSN, from the coding sequence ATGCCGGACACGCCATACGGCCTCGCCGTCGGCGCCGGGCTGCTGGCCGCGGTCAACCCGTGCGGCTTCGCACTGCTACCCGCGTACCTGTCGATGCTGGTGCTGGGCGACGAGCCGACGGCCGAGCGAGGCCTGCTCGCACCGATCGGCCGGGCGGTCGCGCTGACCGGCGCGATGACACTGGGGTTCGTCGCGGTGTTCGGCGCGTTCGGGCTGCTCGCCGCCCCCGCGGCGGACGCGGTCGCCCGTCACCTGCCCTGGGTGTCGATACTGATCGGCCTCGCCCTGGTGGCGGCCGGCGGCTGGCTGCTGGCCGGACGCCAACTGCCGGCCTTCACCCCGAAGGTGGCGACCGGACCGGCGGTCCGCCGACGGTTCGGCTCGATGGTGCTGTTCGGCATGGCGTACGCGATCGCCTCGCTCGGCTGCACCATCGGCCCCTTCCTGGCCGTCGTGGTGGCCGGCTTCCGTGCCGGATCGGCGCTCTCCGGCATCGGCCTCTTCGTGGCGTACGCGATGGGTATGGGGCTCGCGGTAGGGGCCGCCGCACTGGCCGTCGCGTTGGCCCGCGATTCACTGGTGCGCCGTACCCGTCGGGCCGCACCGCTGCTGGGGCGTGTCGCCGGCCTGCTGCTGATGGTCACCGGTGGATATGTGGCCTGGTACGGCTGGTACGAGGTGCGGGTCTTCGCCGGTCGAGGTGACACGGACGACCCGATCATCGACGCGGCCGGCGCCGTTCAGACAGCGCTCAGCGGCTGGCTGGCGGTTCTGGGGCCGTGGACCGTCGCCGCGTCGGCGCTGGCGCTGCTCGCCCTGGCCGCCGGCGTGACACTGACGCGCCGGCGCCGAGCACTGGCCCAGCAGGCCCATCGCCCATCCAATTGA
- a CDS encoding redoxin domain-containing protein produces MPGPRTAPLPGVAALTAVVLALAACGGTEPSAAPDGTTAGPSAAAPPTTAGTVGPTASGATDTAVPETLTFTGRTIDGAAFSGSSLAGKPAVLWFWAAWCTRCRAVADEVAAVQRENAGRVNVVGVAGLGSGAEAMRRFAKETGIEGFPHLADDDGQVWRRFKVTSQEQYVLIDSAGTVVHTGPLSPADLRKRVAGLN; encoded by the coding sequence ATGCCCGGTCCCCGTACCGCACCCCTGCCCGGTGTGGCCGCCCTGACGGCGGTCGTTCTCGCCCTCGCCGCCTGCGGCGGCACCGAGCCGTCCGCAGCCCCGGACGGCACGACCGCCGGGCCAAGCGCAGCGGCCCCGCCGACCACTGCGGGCACTGTCGGCCCGACGGCCAGCGGCGCGACGGACACGGCAGTCCCGGAGACGCTCACGTTCACCGGCCGGACGATCGATGGCGCGGCATTCTCGGGCAGCAGCCTCGCCGGCAAGCCTGCGGTGCTGTGGTTCTGGGCGGCCTGGTGTACCCGCTGCCGCGCCGTTGCCGACGAGGTGGCCGCCGTTCAGCGCGAGAACGCGGGCCGGGTCAACGTGGTCGGCGTGGCCGGGCTGGGCAGCGGCGCCGAGGCGATGCGACGGTTTGCGAAGGAGACCGGGATCGAGGGCTTCCCCCACCTGGCCGACGACGACGGCCAGGTCTGGCGCCGCTTCAAGGTGACCAGCCAGGAACAGTACGTGCTCATCGACTCCGCCGGCACCGTCGTGCACACCGGACCACTGTCCCCGGCGGACCTGCGCAAGCGGGTCGCCGGGCTCAACTGA
- a CDS encoding C40 family peptidase: MSSARQRLSAIAIAVTTAASVGMVATPAHGATGVRAAVVNAAKAYLGTPYRLAYGWTCGTQTVDCECLNRHAIWDGTKAATGRGLQLNYWLQGQINQGRRVSSPRPGDLVFWDTDPNDGIRYGGDLDHTGVYIGNNRVIDANAYYGYVKNDSVTLGGTEPNPLFIDVLTPNGY, translated from the coding sequence ATGAGTTCGGCACGCCAGAGACTGAGCGCCATCGCGATCGCGGTCACCACGGCAGCGAGCGTCGGGATGGTCGCCACGCCCGCGCACGGCGCCACGGGTGTACGAGCGGCGGTCGTGAACGCCGCGAAGGCCTACCTGGGCACGCCGTACCGCCTCGCCTACGGCTGGACATGCGGCACGCAGACGGTGGACTGCGAATGCCTCAACAGACACGCCATCTGGGACGGAACGAAGGCCGCCACAGGCCGCGGACTGCAGCTGAACTACTGGCTGCAGGGCCAGATCAACCAAGGCCGTCGGGTCAGCTCCCCACGCCCGGGAGACCTCGTCTTCTGGGACACCGACCCGAACGACGGCATTCGCTACGGCGGCGACCTGGACCACACCGGCGTCTACATCGGCAACAACCGGGTCATCGACGCCAACGCCTACTACGGCTACGTCAAGAACGACAGCGTCACACTCGGCGGCACCGAACCCAACCCGCTGTTCATCGACGTCCTCACACCCAACGGCTACTGA
- a CDS encoding TetR/AcrR family transcriptional regulator yields the protein MKGVQDMARPKNQEERRQHLVRAARRAIVTHGLAAVRVRDVADAAGMATGSVTYYFREIEQLFQEVYAEAVDRFDARRVAAVEGVTDPRERLAVTIGSGLPTSPDDELCCLLYEFSPQARRRRVDASLRRTLYDRQVSLYRSILDTGAGLGQFHLTATSTEIASNLVALEDAYGYHVIARTSITRQQAEAHIVGYAATTTGCDLAPASDTHSRRHVASSP from the coding sequence GTGAAGGGAGTGCAGGATATGGCGCGGCCCAAGAACCAGGAGGAGCGGCGCCAGCACCTGGTGCGGGCGGCGCGGCGCGCGATCGTCACGCACGGCCTGGCCGCAGTACGGGTCCGTGACGTCGCCGACGCCGCCGGCATGGCTACCGGCTCCGTCACCTACTACTTCCGAGAGATCGAGCAGCTGTTCCAGGAGGTCTACGCCGAAGCCGTCGACCGCTTCGATGCCCGCCGTGTCGCAGCCGTCGAAGGTGTCACGGACCCGCGAGAGCGGCTGGCGGTGACCATCGGCTCGGGCCTGCCCACCAGCCCGGACGACGAACTGTGCTGCCTGCTCTACGAATTCTCCCCACAGGCTCGCCGGCGACGTGTCGACGCCTCACTGCGCCGCACGCTCTACGACCGCCAGGTGAGCCTCTATCGATCGATCCTCGACACCGGCGCCGGTCTCGGGCAGTTTCATCTCACCGCGACCTCGACCGAGATCGCGAGCAACCTCGTCGCTCTCGAGGACGCCTACGGCTATCACGTCATCGCCCGGACATCCATCACCCGACAACAGGCCGAAGCGCACATCGTCGGCTACGCGGCCACCACCACCGGCTGCGACCTCGCCCCCGCATCCGACACACACTCGCGCAGACATGTAGCTTCATCGCCCTGA